The genomic stretch CGATGAATAGTTCAGAGATTACAGCTACTTTTTCGGCAATTGATCTGACGGCCGTGTATGATTTTCTGGAGAAGTCATTTATGTTGACGGATATTGTGGATTTACCCGAGGACGTAGAAATTCAAAAAGACAAACGGGTGAGTTCTGCGAAAGAGATTCTTAAAAAAGATATTGATGGAAAGAATAGTCATGACGCGTGGCGTGATGAAATCTTTGATTACTTGTCTATGAAACATATCCAGGGATTTTATATTTACTGGATGAATAAGATGATTATTTAATTTGTAATAATCATATAAACGTATCATTGGAATCTAGTACATGGCCTAAATATAGTATGGCCGGGAAGAAACTATTCTGAGTGAATATACGTTAAAGTTATAAGTTAGTATTTAAAGAACGTTTAAATCATATATTATGACACAGAAAGTCGGATACGTGACACAAGTGATTGGTCCTGTCGTGGACGTCATTTTTGAAGGTGGAGGGGTTGACTTACCTCCTATTTACGAGGCTTTGGAGATTGAGAGGGAGAATGGCTCGAAGTTGATTGTCGAGGTGGAACAACATGTGGGAGAAGATACAGTGCGTTGTGTAGCAATGGATACAACCGACGGTTTATATCGCGGTATGAAGGTTTTGGATTTAGGGCGAACCTTGACGATGCCCATGGGGGACCAGATTAAGGGACGTTTGTTGAACGTGACAGGTGATGCTATCGACTACCTGGCCCCATTGGATTACAAAGAAACAAGTTCTATACACCGGGAGGCACCGAAATTTGAAGATTTGTCTATTAAGGAGGAATTGCTGCTTACGGGAATTAAGGTGATCGATCTGTTGGAGCCTTATTCTAAAGGAGGAAAGATCGGTCTGTTTGGGGGTGCCGGAGTCGGTAAAACCGTGTTAATCATGGAGATGATTAATAATATTGCCAAAGGACATAATGGATATTCCGTGTTTGCGGGGGTCGGAGAGCGTACCCGGGAAGGGAACGATTTGTTGCGGGAGATGATAGAATCGGGGGTTATCAACTATGGTGACAAGTTCAAGGAGGAGATGGCAAAGGGGAAGTGGGATTTGGAGAGCGTGGACATGGAGAAGGTGAGCCAGTCGCAGGCAACATTGGTTTTCGGACAGATGAATGAACCTCCCGGGGCTCGTTTACGAGTGGCTTTGTCCGGGTTGACAGTTGCGGAAATGTTTCGGGATTCGAATGCTGGTGGAAAAGAAATTTTGTTCTTTATTGATAATATTTTCCGTTTCACGCAAGCCGGGTCGGAGGTATCGGCCCTGTTGGGACGTATGCCGTCAGCAGTAGGTTATCAGCCGACATTGGCATCGGAGATGGGTAAGTTACAAGAACGTATTACTTCCACGAAGAATGGTTCAATTACTTCTATTCAGGCCATTTATGTTCCGGCAGATGACTTGACAGACCCCGCACCGGCCACAACGTTCAGTTTCTTGGATGCCACGACGGTGTTGAGTCGTAAGATCACCGAATTGGGTATTTATCCGGCGGTAGATCCA from Butyricimonas virosa encodes the following:
- the atpD gene encoding F0F1 ATP synthase subunit beta, with protein sequence MTQKVGYVTQVIGPVVDVIFEGGGVDLPPIYEALEIERENGSKLIVEVEQHVGEDTVRCVAMDTTDGLYRGMKVLDLGRTLTMPMGDQIKGRLLNVTGDAIDYLAPLDYKETSSIHREAPKFEDLSIKEELLLTGIKVIDLLEPYSKGGKIGLFGGAGVGKTVLIMEMINNIAKGHNGYSVFAGVGERTREGNDLLREMIESGVINYGDKFKEEMAKGKWDLESVDMEKVSQSQATLVFGQMNEPPGARLRVALSGLTVAEMFRDSNAGGKEILFFIDNIFRFTQAGSEVSALLGRMPSAVGYQPTLASEMGKLQERITSTKNGSITSIQAIYVPADDLTDPAPATTFSFLDATTVLSRKITELGIYPAVDPLESSSRILDPAIVGEEHYQTAQRVVELLQHYNELQDIIAILGVDELSDSDKIVVARARRAQRFLSQPFHVAEQFTGIPGVMVPLEETIRGFKMILDGDMDEYPEQAFMNAGTIDDVIKKGKEMIEQAKKRN